The Salmo salar chromosome ssa06, Ssal_v3.1, whole genome shotgun sequence genome window below encodes:
- the LOC106607649 gene encoding probable G-protein coupled receptor 132 isoform X1 — MNTYYRFQETIQLNDTMHDPTVTQTSVAAINWSTDAPPCTPNYEEDRVPLVVLYSVVLVIGLPANIATVYLTFLQVRRKNVLGIYLLSLSVCDLMYLCTLPMWANYVNAGHQWRWSSMACKVTGYFFFNNMYISIFLLCCVSSDRYVAVVYAVESRGLRRQRLAVAVTVAIVLVVFVGHVPVFTMPEGDAAEGQRRCFEPGKGTSTVTGFNYARFVIGFLFPLAVLVVTNRAILANVQASTGLRQCQKERVRYLAFAVVVLFLVCFAPYHVILLLRAVTFHFPELQKCHFQESLYTPYTISLGLSTFNSAINPILYVLSSDNIRKELRRGLAGLRGRATLRPRSTDSSQHKMHNSKNSSEVAAATQEG, encoded by the exons ATGAACACTTACTACAGATTTCAAGAGACTATACAGCTAAACG ACACCATGCATGACCCGACTGTGACTCAGACCAGTGTGGCTGCCATCAACTGGAGCACTGATGCTCCCCCGTGCACCCCGAACTACGAAGAGGACCGCGTGCCCCTGGTGGTGCTTTACAGTGTGGTGCTGGTTATCGGGCTGCCTGCCAATATCGCTACTGTCTACCTGACCTTCCTCCAGGTGCGCCGCAAAAATGTCCTGGGCATCTACCTGTTGAGTCTGTCCGTGTGTGACCTCATGTACCTCTGCACCCTGCCCATGTGGGCCAACTACGTGAACGCGGGCCACCAATGGCGCTGGAGCTCCATGGCCTGCAAGGTGACAGGCTATTTCTTCTTCAACAACATGTACATCAGCATCTTCCTGCTGTGCTGCGTCTCCAGCGACAGATACGTGGCCGTGGTCTATGCCGTGGAGTCGCGTGGCCTTCGCCGACAGAGGCTGGCGGTTGCAGTTACCGTGGCCATCGTCTTGGTGGTGTTCGTGGGCCATGTGCCGGTGTTTACCATGCCAGAGGGCGATGCAGCAGAGGGGCAGCGGCGCTGCTTCGAGCCAGGCAAGGGCACGTCCACCGTGACGGGTTTCAACTATGCCCGCTTCGTCATTGGCTTCCTGTTCCCCCTGGCTGTGCTGGTGGTCACTAACCGTGCGATCCTGGCCAATGTGCAGGCTAGCACAGGGCTAAGGCAGTGCCAGAAGGAGCGTGTGCGCTATTTGGCGTTCGCCGTGGTGGTCCTCTTCCTGGTGTGCTTTGCGCCATACCACGTCATTCTGCTCCTGCGCGCAGTCACCTTCCACTTCCCCGAGCTGCAGAAGTGCCATTTCCAGGAAAGCCTCTATACCCCTTACACTATCTCCCTGGGCCTATCCACCTTCAACAGCGCCATCAACCCCATCCTCTATGTGCTTTCCAGCGACAACATCCGCAAGGAGCTGCGTCGCGGCCTTGCAGGCCTCCGGGGGCGTGCCACCCTGCGGCCACGTTCCACCGACAGCAGCCAGCACAAGATGCACAACTCCAAGAACTCGTCGGAAGTGGCGGCCGCCACACAAGAGGGGTAG
- the LOC106607649 gene encoding probable G-protein coupled receptor 132 isoform X2 — MHDPTVTQTSVAAINWSTDAPPCTPNYEEDRVPLVVLYSVVLVIGLPANIATVYLTFLQVRRKNVLGIYLLSLSVCDLMYLCTLPMWANYVNAGHQWRWSSMACKVTGYFFFNNMYISIFLLCCVSSDRYVAVVYAVESRGLRRQRLAVAVTVAIVLVVFVGHVPVFTMPEGDAAEGQRRCFEPGKGTSTVTGFNYARFVIGFLFPLAVLVVTNRAILANVQASTGLRQCQKERVRYLAFAVVVLFLVCFAPYHVILLLRAVTFHFPELQKCHFQESLYTPYTISLGLSTFNSAINPILYVLSSDNIRKELRRGLAGLRGRATLRPRSTDSSQHKMHNSKNSSEVAAATQEG, encoded by the coding sequence ATGCATGACCCGACTGTGACTCAGACCAGTGTGGCTGCCATCAACTGGAGCACTGATGCTCCCCCGTGCACCCCGAACTACGAAGAGGACCGCGTGCCCCTGGTGGTGCTTTACAGTGTGGTGCTGGTTATCGGGCTGCCTGCCAATATCGCTACTGTCTACCTGACCTTCCTCCAGGTGCGCCGCAAAAATGTCCTGGGCATCTACCTGTTGAGTCTGTCCGTGTGTGACCTCATGTACCTCTGCACCCTGCCCATGTGGGCCAACTACGTGAACGCGGGCCACCAATGGCGCTGGAGCTCCATGGCCTGCAAGGTGACAGGCTATTTCTTCTTCAACAACATGTACATCAGCATCTTCCTGCTGTGCTGCGTCTCCAGCGACAGATACGTGGCCGTGGTCTATGCCGTGGAGTCGCGTGGCCTTCGCCGACAGAGGCTGGCGGTTGCAGTTACCGTGGCCATCGTCTTGGTGGTGTTCGTGGGCCATGTGCCGGTGTTTACCATGCCAGAGGGCGATGCAGCAGAGGGGCAGCGGCGCTGCTTCGAGCCAGGCAAGGGCACGTCCACCGTGACGGGTTTCAACTATGCCCGCTTCGTCATTGGCTTCCTGTTCCCCCTGGCTGTGCTGGTGGTCACTAACCGTGCGATCCTGGCCAATGTGCAGGCTAGCACAGGGCTAAGGCAGTGCCAGAAGGAGCGTGTGCGCTATTTGGCGTTCGCCGTGGTGGTCCTCTTCCTGGTGTGCTTTGCGCCATACCACGTCATTCTGCTCCTGCGCGCAGTCACCTTCCACTTCCCCGAGCTGCAGAAGTGCCATTTCCAGGAAAGCCTCTATACCCCTTACACTATCTCCCTGGGCCTATCCACCTTCAACAGCGCCATCAACCCCATCCTCTATGTGCTTTCCAGCGACAACATCCGCAAGGAGCTGCGTCGCGGCCTTGCAGGCCTCCGGGGGCGTGCCACCCTGCGGCCACGTTCCACCGACAGCAGCCAGCACAAGATGCACAACTCCAAGAACTCGTCGGAAGTGGCGGCCGCCACACAAGAGGGGTAG